The Burkholderia cepacia ATCC 25416 genome includes a window with the following:
- a CDS encoding PLP-dependent aminotransferase family protein produces MDIAIRIEGRHDLTGQIFRQLRTAIVDGRLAGGARLPSTRDLAKQLGVSRKTTLDAFERLVAEGYLNTRAGDGTFVADGLARVPHAASMSAPSLVDGTPRVDAVDARALWNDLPDALAMPTPQDAPGFDFRGGVTDKTLFPFDAWRRCLHHALRQQMRGPAQYHDPAGDPQLRGAIARYVAFSRAVACGWDDVLVTQGAQQALDLIARVVVRPGDVVAVEDPGYPPARAAFASLGATVIGVPVDAHGLVTERLPDDARLVYVTPSHQFPLGMPMTLDRRVALLEWAQRRRAVIIEDDYDGEFRFEGRPVESLKSLDRTGLVAYVGTFSKTIFPELRIGYAIPPRALRGALAKAKQIVDWHTCTLTQAALARFMLEGDFARHLKRMQKHYDARRKMLIAHLRGELAPWFDAIVPTAGIHLAARLKPGLNEAALVRAARELDIGLYGISAFHVAVPVSAGLLFGYGGIDALRIDTALAKLAGLLGSGSIGGPALVT; encoded by the coding sequence ATGGACATCGCGATTCGCATCGAAGGCCGTCACGACCTGACGGGGCAGATCTTCCGGCAACTGCGCACCGCGATCGTCGACGGGCGCCTCGCGGGCGGCGCGCGGCTGCCGTCGACGCGCGACCTCGCGAAACAGCTCGGTGTTTCGCGCAAGACGACGCTCGACGCGTTCGAGCGCCTGGTGGCCGAGGGCTACCTGAATACCCGCGCGGGCGACGGCACGTTCGTCGCCGACGGCCTCGCGCGCGTGCCGCACGCCGCGTCCATGTCGGCGCCGTCGCTCGTCGACGGCACGCCGCGCGTCGACGCGGTCGATGCCCGCGCGCTGTGGAACGACCTGCCCGACGCGCTCGCGATGCCCACACCGCAGGATGCGCCCGGCTTCGACTTCCGCGGCGGCGTGACCGACAAGACGCTGTTCCCGTTCGACGCGTGGCGGCGCTGCCTGCATCACGCGCTGCGCCAGCAGATGCGCGGCCCCGCCCAGTATCACGACCCGGCCGGCGATCCGCAGCTGCGCGGGGCGATCGCGCGTTACGTCGCATTCAGCCGCGCGGTCGCGTGCGGCTGGGACGACGTGCTCGTCACGCAAGGCGCGCAACAGGCGCTCGACCTGATCGCCCGCGTCGTCGTGCGGCCCGGCGATGTGGTCGCGGTCGAGGATCCCGGCTATCCGCCCGCGCGTGCCGCGTTCGCGTCGCTCGGTGCGACGGTGATCGGCGTGCCGGTCGACGCGCACGGCCTGGTCACGGAACGGTTGCCCGACGACGCGCGCCTCGTCTACGTGACGCCGTCGCATCAGTTCCCGCTCGGGATGCCGATGACGCTGGACCGGCGCGTCGCGCTGCTCGAATGGGCGCAGCGCCGCCGCGCCGTGATCATCGAGGACGATTACGACGGCGAGTTCCGCTTCGAGGGCCGGCCGGTGGAGTCGCTGAAGAGCCTCGACCGCACGGGCCTCGTCGCGTATGTCGGCACCTTCTCGAAGACGATCTTTCCGGAACTGCGGATCGGCTACGCGATTCCGCCGCGCGCGCTGCGCGGCGCGCTGGCGAAGGCGAAGCAGATCGTCGACTGGCACACCTGCACGCTGACGCAGGCGGCGCTCGCCCGCTTCATGCTCGAAGGCGACTTCGCACGGCACCTGAAGCGCATGCAGAAGCACTACGACGCGCGTCGCAAGATGCTGATCGCGCATCTGCGCGGCGAACTCGCGCCGTGGTTCGACGCGATCGTGCCGACCGCCGGCATCCACCTCGCCGCCCGCCTGAAGCCGGGGCTCAACGAGGCGGCACTCGTCCGCGCCGCCCGCGAGCTGGACATCGGCCTGTACGGTATCTCGGCATTCCACGTCGCCGTGCCGGTCAGTGCGGGGCTGCTGTTCGGCTATGGCGGGATCGACGCGCTGCGCATCGACACGGCGCTTGCGAAGCTCGCCGGCCTGCTGGGCTCGGGCAGCATCGGCGGCCCGGCACTGGTTACCTGA
- a CDS encoding carboxymuconolactone decarboxylase family protein: MQPRLNFYTASPNAIKVMRNAEDFIAKSSIEKPLAELVRLRASQINGCAFCVDMHTTDARKDGETDRRLAAVVVWRETPFFTERERAALEWTEALTLVADNHVPDAVWEAVKPHFTDEELFDLSMLIATINTWNRFAIAFRKMPE, translated from the coding sequence ATGCAACCGCGCCTGAACTTCTATACCGCCAGCCCGAACGCCATCAAGGTGATGCGCAACGCCGAGGACTTCATCGCGAAAAGCTCGATCGAGAAGCCGCTCGCCGAACTCGTCCGCCTGCGCGCGTCGCAGATCAACGGCTGCGCGTTCTGCGTCGACATGCACACGACCGACGCACGCAAGGACGGCGAAACCGACCGCCGTCTCGCGGCCGTCGTCGTGTGGCGCGAAACGCCGTTCTTCACCGAGCGCGAACGCGCGGCGCTGGAATGGACCGAGGCACTGACGCTGGTGGCCGACAACCACGTGCCCGACGCCGTCTGGGAGGCCGTGAAGCCGCATTTCACCGACGAGGAACTGTTCGACCTGTCGATGCTGATCGCGACGATCAACACGTGGAACCGCTTCGCGATCGCGTTCCGCAAGATGCCCGAGTAA
- a CDS encoding cupin domain-containing protein — protein sequence MTYATLRRAALGAWLAAAAALLPAAAHAHDTGDNVHTIMQQAVPEAPGKLAVVATVDYAPGQASAAHRHLGSVFAVVSKGEVLSQVNGGPLHRYRAGEGWYEAPGSRHQVSRNASATEPAQLVVFGLTGEHVPLTSPIDQ from the coding sequence ATGACGTACGCCACGCTCCGTCGCGCCGCCCTCGGCGCATGGCTCGCCGCCGCGGCCGCGCTGCTGCCGGCCGCCGCCCATGCGCACGACACCGGCGACAACGTGCACACGATCATGCAGCAGGCCGTGCCCGAAGCGCCCGGCAAGCTCGCGGTCGTCGCGACCGTCGACTATGCGCCCGGCCAGGCGTCGGCAGCCCACCGGCACCTCGGCTCGGTGTTCGCCGTCGTGTCGAAAGGCGAGGTGCTTTCGCAGGTGAACGGCGGCCCGCTGCACCGCTACCGCGCCGGCGAAGGCTGGTACGAGGCGCCCGGATCGCGCCACCAGGTGTCGCGCAACGCGAGCGCGACCGAACCCGCGCAGCTCGTCGTGTTCGGGCTGACCGGCGAGCATGTGCCGCTGACGTCGCCGATCGATCAGTAA
- a CDS encoding TetR/AcrR family transcriptional regulator: MNAKSTVARPRGRRPSVDDFDLRDHMLDVAMQLFAERGIAATTVAQIAAAAGVTSAMVHYYFTNRERLLDAIVEERLAQAIAFVWRPTEPRIDDDPFALVGELVDRFFDVTHRMPWLPSIWLREIVHEGGLLRERMVRRIPLDHVGRFAERIRGAQQAGTLNPALEPAFLFHSIVALVMLPLATAKLWQSARGMPPIDRDVLHRHVRALLGSGMQPPAPARRARARSPRRPS, translated from the coding sequence ATGAACGCGAAATCCACCGTCGCCAGGCCGCGCGGGCGCCGCCCGTCGGTCGACGATTTCGACCTGCGCGACCACATGCTCGACGTCGCGATGCAGCTGTTCGCCGAGCGCGGCATCGCCGCGACGACCGTCGCGCAGATCGCCGCCGCCGCAGGCGTCACGTCGGCGATGGTCCACTACTACTTCACGAATCGCGAGCGGTTGCTCGACGCGATCGTCGAGGAACGGCTCGCACAGGCGATCGCGTTCGTGTGGCGACCGACCGAGCCGCGGATCGACGACGATCCGTTCGCGCTCGTCGGCGAACTCGTCGACCGCTTCTTCGACGTCACGCACCGCATGCCGTGGCTGCCGTCGATCTGGCTGCGCGAGATCGTCCACGAAGGCGGGCTGCTGCGCGAACGGATGGTCCGGCGCATTCCGCTCGATCATGTCGGGCGCTTCGCCGAACGCATCCGCGGCGCGCAGCAGGCCGGCACGCTGAACCCCGCGCTCGAACCCGCGTTCCTGTTCCATTCGATCGTCGCGCTGGTGATGCTGCCGCTCGCGACCGCGAAACTGTGGCAAAGCGCGCGCGGCATGCCGCCGATCGACCGCGACGTGCTGCACCGGCACGTCCGCGCGCTGCTCGGTTCCGGCATGCAGCCGCCCGCCCCCGCGCGTCGCGCACGGGCCCGCTCGCCACGGAGGCCGTCATGA
- a CDS encoding HlyD family secretion protein, translating to MNPRRALPLATVAAVAAIAVLAGCGRPADNGTTYQGYVEGEFVYLSSSQSGTLTQLTVARGQTLAAGAPAFSLEAVSETAALLQAQHQLAAARAQLADLRTGKRPPEIAVTQAQLAQATAQAARAAAQLARDERQYAAGGLSKQQLDDSRTSAQTTAAQMRELQKQVDVARLPGRAQQVAAQAAQVDAAQAAVAEAQWKLDQKRVAAPAAGRVYDTLYRVGEWVQAGNPVVQMLPPQNLKVRFFVPEAAIASLAPGRAVAIHCDGCAADVPAHITYVSSEAEYTPPVIYSNESRTKLVFMIEARPAVADAPKLHPGQPVAVRVP from the coding sequence ATGAACCCGCGCCGCGCACTGCCGCTCGCGACGGTTGCCGCGGTCGCCGCAATCGCCGTGCTCGCCGGCTGCGGACGCCCGGCCGACAACGGCACGACCTACCAGGGCTACGTCGAAGGCGAATTCGTGTACCTGTCGTCGTCGCAATCGGGCACGCTGACGCAGTTGACGGTCGCGCGCGGCCAGACCCTCGCCGCCGGCGCGCCGGCCTTCTCGCTCGAGGCCGTCAGCGAAACCGCCGCGCTGTTGCAGGCGCAGCACCAGCTCGCGGCCGCCCGCGCGCAGCTTGCCGACCTGCGGACGGGCAAGCGCCCGCCGGAAATCGCGGTCACGCAGGCGCAGCTCGCCCAGGCCACCGCGCAGGCCGCGCGGGCCGCCGCGCAACTGGCGCGCGACGAACGCCAGTACGCGGCCGGCGGCCTGTCGAAGCAGCAGCTCGACGATTCGCGCACGTCCGCGCAAACCACCGCCGCGCAGATGCGCGAACTGCAGAAACAGGTCGACGTCGCGCGCCTGCCGGGCCGCGCGCAGCAGGTCGCCGCGCAGGCCGCGCAGGTTGACGCCGCGCAGGCGGCCGTGGCCGAAGCGCAGTGGAAGCTCGACCAGAAGCGCGTCGCCGCCCCTGCTGCCGGGCGCGTGTACGACACGCTGTACCGTGTCGGCGAATGGGTGCAGGCCGGCAATCCGGTCGTGCAGATGCTGCCGCCGCAAAACCTGAAGGTGCGCTTCTTCGTGCCCGAGGCCGCCATCGCATCGCTCGCACCGGGGCGCGCCGTCGCGATCCACTGCGACGGCTGTGCGGCCGACGTGCCCGCGCACATCACCTACGTGTCGAGCGAGGCCGAATACACGCCGCCCGTGATCTACAGCAACGAGAGCCGGACCAAGCTCGTGTTCATGATCGAGGCGCGCCCGGCCGTGGCCGACGCGCCGAAGCTGCATCCGGGCCAGCCCGTCGCCGTGAGGGTGCCGTGA
- a CDS encoding ABC transporter ATP-binding protein, translating to MNASSAPYAIDVDRLNKHFGDKHVVKDVSLRVARGEIFGFLGPNGSGKTTSIRMMCGLLTPDSGSGTCLGYDIVRDSAQIKRRVGYMTQRFSYWEDLSIRENLDFVARVYGMPDRKAAVARALDGLGLASRADQLTGALSGGWKQRLALAACMLHEPALLLLDEPTAGVDPAARRDFWEELHRLAAQGISVLVSTHYMDEAERCHKLAYIAYGELLAQGTSAEIVASQGLATRAITGGHLAELSARLRTMPGVDQTVVFGSALHVSGRDRARLDATLAQVAAQAGGPAALQVAPIDTGLEDVFIYMMGRASAPPGGASS from the coding sequence GTGAACGCGTCCTCCGCCCCGTACGCGATCGACGTCGATCGCCTGAACAAGCATTTCGGCGACAAGCACGTCGTGAAGGACGTGTCGCTGCGCGTCGCGCGCGGCGAGATCTTCGGCTTTCTCGGGCCGAACGGCAGCGGCAAGACCACGTCGATCCGGATGATGTGCGGGTTGCTCACGCCCGACTCGGGCAGCGGCACCTGCCTCGGCTACGACATCGTGCGCGACAGCGCGCAGATCAAGCGGCGCGTCGGCTACATGACGCAGCGCTTCTCGTACTGGGAAGACCTGTCGATCCGCGAGAACCTCGATTTCGTCGCGCGCGTGTACGGGATGCCCGACCGCAAGGCGGCCGTCGCGCGCGCACTCGACGGGCTCGGCCTCGCGAGCCGCGCCGATCAGCTCACGGGCGCGCTGTCGGGCGGCTGGAAGCAGCGCCTCGCGCTGGCCGCCTGCATGCTGCACGAGCCGGCCCTGCTGCTGCTCGACGAGCCCACGGCCGGCGTCGACCCGGCCGCGCGCCGCGACTTCTGGGAAGAACTGCACCGGCTGGCCGCCCAGGGAATCTCGGTGCTCGTCAGCACGCACTACATGGACGAAGCCGAACGCTGCCACAAGCTCGCGTACATCGCGTACGGCGAGCTGCTCGCGCAGGGCACGTCGGCGGAGATCGTCGCGTCGCAGGGGCTCGCGACCCGCGCGATCACCGGCGGGCACCTGGCCGAACTGTCCGCGCGACTGCGCACGATGCCGGGCGTCGACCAGACGGTCGTGTTCGGTTCGGCGCTGCACGTGAGCGGCCGCGATCGCGCGCGGCTCGACGCGACGCTCGCGCAGGTCGCAGCGCAGGCCGGCGGGCCCGCCGCGCTGCAGGTCGCGCCGATCGACACCGGTCTCGAGGACGTGTTCATCTACATGATGGGCCGCGCATCCGCGCCGCCCGGCGGAGCGTCGTCATGA
- a CDS encoding ABC transporter permease, which produces MNAWARLRDAFSVARWWSIVLKEFLQLRRDRVTFAMIVGVPIIQLSLFGFAINTDPKHLPTAVIVADASPFARSFVAAMRNSAYFDIVETLPDEAAGRRALARGDVLFVLNVPADFSRRLLRGERPSLLVEADATDPVATASAIGALAGLVQPVADKDLTGPLAHLNGRPAAFDVVLHRLYNPEGITQYNVVPGLMGVILTMTMVMMTGLAITRERERGTMENLLATPVRPLEVMTGKIVPYVLIGLIQVSIILAAARFVFEVPFVGGAFAIYLSALLFIAANLTVGITLSSLAQNQLQAMQLAVFYFLPNILLSGFMFPFAGMPKWAQFIGNLLPLTYFNRLVRGILLKGNGWNDLWPSVWPVALFTVVVMGIALRFYRRTLD; this is translated from the coding sequence ATGAACGCGTGGGCGCGCTTGCGCGATGCGTTCTCGGTCGCGCGCTGGTGGAGCATCGTGCTGAAGGAATTCCTGCAGCTGCGCCGCGACCGCGTGACGTTCGCGATGATCGTCGGCGTGCCGATCATCCAGCTCTCGCTGTTCGGCTTCGCGATCAACACCGATCCGAAGCACCTGCCGACCGCGGTGATCGTCGCCGACGCGAGCCCGTTCGCGCGGAGCTTCGTCGCCGCGATGCGCAACTCCGCGTACTTCGACATCGTCGAGACGCTGCCCGACGAAGCGGCCGGCCGGCGTGCGCTGGCGCGCGGCGACGTGCTGTTCGTTTTGAACGTGCCGGCCGATTTCTCGCGCCGGCTGCTGCGCGGCGAACGTCCGTCGCTGCTCGTCGAGGCGGACGCGACCGATCCCGTCGCGACCGCGTCGGCGATCGGCGCGCTCGCCGGCCTCGTGCAGCCGGTCGCGGACAAGGACCTGACCGGCCCGCTCGCGCACCTGAACGGCCGGCCGGCCGCCTTCGACGTCGTGCTGCACCGGCTCTACAACCCCGAGGGCATCACGCAGTACAACGTCGTGCCGGGCCTGATGGGCGTGATCCTGACGATGACGATGGTGATGATGACGGGCCTCGCGATCACGCGCGAACGCGAGCGCGGCACGATGGAGAACCTGCTCGCGACGCCCGTGCGGCCGCTCGAGGTGATGACGGGCAAGATCGTCCCGTACGTGCTGATCGGGCTGATCCAGGTGTCGATCATTCTCGCGGCCGCCCGCTTCGTGTTCGAGGTGCCGTTCGTCGGCGGCGCGTTCGCGATCTACCTGTCCGCGCTGCTGTTCATTGCCGCGAACCTGACCGTCGGCATCACGCTGTCGTCGCTCGCGCAGAACCAGCTGCAGGCGATGCAGCTCGCGGTGTTCTACTTCCTGCCGAACATCCTGCTGTCGGGCTTCATGTTCCCGTTCGCCGGGATGCCGAAGTGGGCGCAGTTCATCGGCAACCTGCTGCCGCTCACCTACTTCAACCGCCTCGTGCGCGGCATCCTGCTGAAAGGGAACGGCTGGAACGACCTGTGGCCGTCCGTGTGGCCGGTCGCGCTGTTCACCGTCGTTGTGATGGGCATCGCGTTGCGCTTCTACCGGCGCACGCTCGACTAG
- a CDS encoding efflux transporter outer membrane subunit yields MKPASRRPLHATRCCTLAAAALLVAGCAVGPDFHAPDAPATQRYTRGEPPETTAAAGPAGDGQTFASAEHTPQHWWTQFGSEPLNRLVDTAWRNSPTLAEARARLDEARQNHAAEAGATMLPKVDASLSATREQVDTTAFGLPASVPSPGPFTLYDASVSVSYVLDVFGGNRRALEALRAQVDYQAYTLDAARLTLAGNVVATAILRASLAQQVALTQQLLDAQTRQLRIVEARFAAGGVSQADVHAQRALLAQTQASLPPLATRLAQSGHRLAILLGAPPADAMLPDLTLDALALPRTLPVALPSTLARERPDIRAAEAVLHQASANVGVATANLYPRFSVSAGIGSERTRIEDIVSGLNVWNVGLGLTQPLFHGGELRAKKRAAEAAYDAAFASYRETVLEALQQVADAMRAVEHDAAAWQARDTAAREAAASNTIAGDRYAAGGISTFDLLDAQRQALQTALDRTRAQADRLADTAALFQSLAGSWTNDAAE; encoded by the coding sequence ATGAAACCGGCTTCGCGTCGCCCCCTCCACGCCACCCGCTGCTGCACGCTGGCCGCCGCCGCGCTGCTCGTCGCCGGATGCGCGGTCGGGCCGGATTTCCACGCGCCGGATGCGCCCGCCACGCAGCGCTACACGCGCGGCGAACCGCCGGAGACGACGGCCGCCGCCGGCCCGGCAGGCGATGGTCAGACGTTCGCATCGGCCGAACACACTCCGCAGCACTGGTGGACGCAGTTCGGCTCCGAACCGCTGAACCGGCTCGTCGATACCGCGTGGCGCAACAGCCCGACGCTTGCCGAAGCCCGCGCGCGGCTCGACGAAGCGCGCCAGAACCATGCGGCCGAAGCCGGCGCGACGATGCTGCCGAAAGTCGATGCGAGCCTGTCCGCGACGCGCGAGCAGGTCGACACGACCGCGTTCGGCCTGCCGGCCAGCGTGCCGAGCCCGGGGCCGTTCACGCTTTATGACGCGTCGGTGAGCGTGTCGTACGTGCTCGACGTGTTCGGCGGCAACCGGCGCGCGCTCGAGGCGCTGCGCGCGCAGGTCGACTACCAGGCCTATACGCTCGACGCCGCGCGCCTGACGCTCGCGGGTAACGTCGTCGCCACCGCGATCCTGCGCGCGTCGCTCGCGCAGCAGGTCGCGCTCACGCAACAGCTGCTCGACGCGCAGACGCGGCAGTTGCGCATCGTCGAAGCGCGTTTCGCTGCCGGTGGCGTATCGCAGGCCGATGTGCATGCGCAGCGCGCGTTGCTCGCGCAGACGCAGGCGTCGCTGCCGCCGCTCGCGACCCGCCTCGCGCAGTCCGGCCACCGGCTCGCGATCCTGCTCGGCGCGCCGCCCGCCGACGCGATGCTGCCCGACCTCACGCTGGATGCGCTCGCGCTGCCTCGCACGCTGCCCGTCGCGCTGCCGTCGACGCTCGCACGCGAACGGCCCGACATCCGCGCCGCCGAAGCCGTGCTGCACCAGGCGAGCGCGAACGTCGGCGTGGCCACCGCGAACTTGTATCCGCGCTTTTCGGTTTCGGCGGGGATCGGCTCGGAGCGCACACGTATCGAGGACATCGTGAGCGGGCTCAATGTATGGAATGTCGGTCTCGGTCTCACGCAGCCGCTCTTTCACGGCGGTGAACTGCGCGCGAAGAAACGCGCGGCCGAAGCGGCGTACGACGCCGCGTTCGCGAGTTACCGGGAAACCGTGCTCGAGGCGCTGCAGCAGGTGGCCGATGCGATGCGCGCGGTCGAGCACGACGCTGCCGCATGGCAGGCTCGGGACACGGCGGCACGGGAAGCGGCGGCCAGCAATACGATTGCCGGCGACCGTTACGCGGCGGGCGGGATCAGCACGTTCGACCTGCTCGATGCACAGCGGCAGGCACTGCAGACGGCGCTCGACCGTACGCGCGCACAGGCCGACCGGCTTGCCGATACGGCGGCGCTGTTTCAGTCGCTCGCGGGAAGCTGGACGAACGACGCGGCGGAGTGA
- a CDS encoding porin, which produces MKKRVAFAMTAAGLAAATAAHAQSSVTLYGIVDNGIAYQNNSSAVGATTGGHSKVQMSTGVWAGSRFGLKGSEDLGGGTKAIFQLEAGVNTANGSSQWTNGIFTRQAWVGLTNNTYGTLTAGRQYTAYYTLLSPYSPTTWLTGYYGAHPGDIDSLDTSYRANNSLVYMSPKFYGFTVGGSYSFGGVAGATNRGSTWSAAIQYLNGPAGIAVGYQRVNNSTLGGGAWGANSTVQNGLNAAGTNGVEPAVSSINNGYQFAQSQQRLAVTAGYQFSPAWDISASYSNVQYIPGTGSGFKNTAIFNTAGAVLHWKPVAQWDFAAGYSYTAATQSNGITSSAKYHQVTVSQYYSLSKRTGLYAVEAYQHASGNTLNGGKIIAATTSIGDGVGAGSKQNQIGVGVGMIHRF; this is translated from the coding sequence ATGAAAAAGCGCGTCGCTTTCGCCATGACGGCAGCGGGCCTTGCAGCCGCTACCGCCGCCCACGCACAGAGCAGCGTGACCCTGTACGGTATCGTCGATAACGGTATCGCATACCAAAACAACTCGTCGGCAGTCGGCGCGACCACGGGTGGTCACTCGAAGGTGCAGATGTCCACCGGCGTGTGGGCAGGCAGCCGCTTCGGCCTGAAGGGCAGCGAAGATCTCGGCGGCGGCACGAAGGCGATTTTCCAGTTGGAAGCCGGCGTCAACACGGCTAACGGTTCGTCGCAATGGACCAACGGCATCTTCACGCGTCAGGCGTGGGTTGGCCTGACCAACAATACGTACGGTACGCTGACGGCCGGCCGCCAGTACACCGCGTACTACACGCTGCTGTCGCCGTACAGCCCGACGACCTGGCTGACCGGTTACTACGGCGCGCATCCGGGCGATATCGATTCGCTGGATACCAGCTACCGCGCGAACAACTCGCTCGTCTACATGTCGCCGAAGTTCTACGGCTTCACGGTCGGCGGTTCGTACTCGTTCGGCGGCGTCGCAGGCGCGACGAACCGCGGCTCGACGTGGAGCGCGGCGATCCAGTACCTGAACGGCCCGGCAGGCATCGCGGTCGGCTACCAGCGAGTCAACAACTCGACGCTCGGCGGCGGCGCGTGGGGCGCGAACTCGACGGTGCAGAACGGCCTGAACGCAGCCGGCACCAACGGTGTCGAGCCGGCAGTTTCGTCGATCAACAATGGCTACCAGTTCGCGCAGTCGCAACAGCGACTGGCCGTCACGGCTGGCTACCAGTTCTCGCCGGCGTGGGACATTTCGGCGTCGTACTCGAATGTTCAATACATTCCGGGCACGGGTTCGGGTTTCAAGAACACGGCGATCTTCAACACGGCTGGCGCCGTGCTGCACTGGAAGCCGGTCGCTCAGTGGGACTTCGCGGCAGGCTACTCGTACACGGCGGCAACGCAGTCGAACGGCATCACGAGCTCGGCCAAGTACCACCAGGTCACGGTGTCGCAGTATTACAGCCTGTCGAAGCGCACGGGCCTGTACGCGGTTGAGGCGTACCAGCACGCGAGCGGCAACACGCTGAACGGCGGCAAGATCATCGCTGCAACGACGTCGATCGGCGACGGCGTGGGCGCAGGTTCGAAGCAGAACCAGATCGGCGTCGGCGTCGGCATGATCCACCGCTTCTGA
- a CDS encoding squalene/phytoene synthase family protein — MTTRTDSAYLLGDLLKNVSRSFYLTLRVLPDGMRDPVGLAYLLARAADTIADTALVAPDRRAALLTELRDAVEQLGDGVALSRALEDVTRMQTDSHEHVLLGSMEPMLALLRAQPDADCASIRKVVATLTAGMVFDLRTFPDEQSGRVASLRTRDELDRYTYLVAGCVGEFWTDMTGMHTPAARGWNLPDMVEKGIRFGKALQMTNILRDCAKDLRIGRCYLPDDVLGAHGLSVADLMLPDASARARGVLVDLLRVTLDQYRDACLYTVAIPRRFVRLRLACLWPIMIGLETLELLAGHDAWLDPAKPAKVPRKRVYRIMASSLALVGSNTAIRARMTALSDAVSAHLAQPVTR; from the coding sequence ATGACGACTCGAACCGATTCCGCCTACCTGCTCGGCGACCTGCTGAAGAACGTTTCCCGCTCCTTCTACCTGACGCTGCGCGTGCTGCCCGACGGCATGCGCGACCCGGTCGGCCTCGCGTACCTGCTCGCGCGCGCCGCCGACACGATCGCCGATACGGCGCTTGTCGCGCCCGATCGCCGGGCGGCATTGCTGACCGAGCTGCGCGATGCGGTTGAGCAGCTCGGCGACGGCGTCGCGCTGTCGCGTGCGCTCGAGGACGTGACGCGGATGCAGACCGATTCGCACGAGCACGTGCTGCTCGGCTCGATGGAGCCGATGCTCGCGCTGCTGCGCGCGCAGCCGGACGCCGATTGTGCGTCGATCCGCAAGGTCGTCGCGACGCTGACGGCGGGGATGGTATTCGACCTGCGTACGTTCCCCGACGAGCAATCGGGGCGGGTCGCGTCGCTGCGGACGCGCGACGAACTCGACCGCTACACGTATCTCGTCGCCGGCTGCGTGGGCGAGTTCTGGACCGACATGACGGGCATGCACACGCCGGCCGCGCGCGGCTGGAACCTGCCGGACATGGTCGAGAAGGGCATCCGCTTCGGCAAGGCGCTGCAGATGACCAACATCCTGCGCGACTGCGCGAAGGACCTGCGCATCGGCCGCTGCTACCTGCCCGACGATGTGCTGGGCGCGCACGGGCTGAGCGTCGCCGACCTGATGTTGCCCGATGCGTCGGCGCGCGCGCGTGGCGTGCTGGTCGACCTGCTGCGCGTGACGCTGGACCAGTATCGCGACGCGTGCCTGTATACCGTTGCGATCCCGCGCCGCTTCGTGCGGCTGCGGCTGGCATGCCTGTGGCCGATCATGATCGGCCTCGAAACGCTCGAACTGCTGGCCGGCCATGACGCGTGGCTCGATCCGGCGAAGCCGGCCAAGGTGCCGAGAAAGCGCGTCTACCGGATCATGGCGTCGTCGCTCGCGCTGGTCGGCTCGAACACGGCGATTCGCGCGCGCATGACCGCGCTCTCCGATGCCGTGAGCGCGCATCTCGCGCAGCCGGTCACACGCTGA